In Actinoplanes sp. NBC_00393, a single genomic region encodes these proteins:
- a CDS encoding heavy-metal-associated domain-containing protein: MAVTSTYTVKGMTCSHCVHAVTEEISALPGVAEVQVDLPSGGVTVTSETPLTDEAVRAAVDEAGYELADA, translated from the coding sequence ATGGCTGTGACCAGCACCTACACCGTGAAGGGCATGACCTGCTCGCACTGCGTCCATGCGGTGACCGAGGAGATCTCCGCGCTGCCCGGGGTGGCCGAGGTGCAGGTCGATCTGCCGTCCGGTGGCGTGACGGTGACCAGCGAGACGCCGCTCACCGACGAGGCCGTGCGCGCGGCCGTCGACGAGGCCGGCTACGAGCTCGCGGATGCCTGA
- a CDS encoding DEAD/DEAH box helicase produces MTDNEQALVPVTTRAPVRPDSPTFAALGVRAETVEALAKAGITHAFAIQEYALPIALRGTDLIGQAPTGTGKTLGFGLPLLERITAPSEGADGQPQALIVVPTRELGLQVARDLAAAGSTRGVRVLPIYGGVAYEPQVETLKKGVEILVGTPGRLLDLAKQKQLKLGSIRALVLDEADRMLDLGFLEDVEKILAMLPEQRQTMLFSATMPDPIVALSRRFLRNPVTIHAGHTTESAASPLTKQVVYRTHPLNKLEMVARILQARERSLTMIFTRTKRAADRVAEDLDFRGFAVAAVHGDLGQGARERALRAFRTGKIDVLVATDVAARGLDVSGVTHVINYDCPEDPETYTHRIGRTGRAGATGVAVTFVDWEDMPRWVLIDKSLGLSMPEPPETYHTSAALYTDLDIPTEISGTLPTAERSRAGLAAEVEEDLGGGRRPGRGGRPARGRGRGGSGPSSAPASEGESEGGDRPKRQRRRRRLDDAPSGTPTESHSSDASSAPATSPSSAPAASPSSAPAAPAESVDEPAAPRARTRRRRTAATSMVFSDGTASAAPAEGAEAPASASAPASASAAASAPAAASAPAAASAPASASADAAPAADKDAPRRRRRRTSRSAGEGAAEMAGGSEAGVGTTADA; encoded by the coding sequence ATGACCGACAATGAGCAAGCTCTAGTACCCGTAACCACACGTGCTCCGGTCCGTCCGGACAGCCCCACTTTCGCCGCTCTGGGCGTTCGCGCCGAGACCGTCGAGGCGCTGGCCAAGGCCGGCATCACCCACGCCTTCGCCATCCAGGAGTACGCGCTGCCGATCGCCCTGCGGGGCACCGACCTGATCGGCCAGGCGCCCACCGGCACCGGCAAGACCCTGGGCTTCGGCCTGCCCCTGCTGGAGCGGATCACCGCCCCGTCCGAGGGCGCCGACGGCCAGCCGCAGGCCCTGATCGTCGTTCCCACCCGTGAGCTGGGCCTCCAGGTGGCCCGCGACCTCGCCGCCGCCGGCAGCACCCGCGGCGTGCGGGTTCTGCCGATCTACGGCGGGGTGGCGTACGAGCCGCAGGTCGAGACACTCAAGAAGGGCGTCGAGATCCTGGTCGGCACCCCCGGCCGCCTGCTCGACCTGGCCAAGCAGAAGCAGCTGAAGCTCGGCTCGATCCGCGCCCTGGTCCTCGACGAGGCCGACCGGATGCTCGACCTGGGCTTCCTGGAGGACGTCGAGAAGATCCTGGCCATGCTCCCCGAGCAGCGCCAGACCATGCTCTTCTCGGCCACCATGCCGGACCCGATCGTGGCCCTGTCCCGCCGGTTCCTGCGCAACCCGGTCACGATCCACGCCGGGCACACCACCGAGAGCGCCGCCTCGCCGCTGACCAAGCAGGTCGTCTACCGCACCCACCCGCTGAACAAGCTGGAGATGGTGGCGCGCATCCTGCAGGCTCGCGAGCGCAGCCTCACGATGATCTTCACGCGGACCAAGCGGGCCGCCGACCGGGTCGCCGAGGACCTCGACTTCCGCGGCTTCGCGGTCGCTGCTGTGCACGGTGACCTGGGCCAGGGCGCCCGCGAGCGGGCTCTGCGGGCGTTCCGCACCGGCAAGATCGACGTGCTGGTCGCCACCGACGTCGCGGCCCGCGGCCTGGACGTCTCCGGCGTCACCCACGTGATCAACTACGACTGCCCGGAGGACCCGGAGACCTACACGCACCGGATCGGCCGGACCGGCCGGGCGGGTGCGACCGGTGTCGCGGTCACCTTCGTGGACTGGGAGGACATGCCGCGCTGGGTCCTCATCGACAAGTCGCTCGGGCTGAGCATGCCGGAGCCGCCGGAGACGTACCACACGAGCGCCGCGCTCTACACCGACCTGGACATCCCGACCGAGATCTCGGGCACCCTGCCGACCGCTGAGCGCAGCCGTGCCGGCCTGGCGGCCGAGGTCGAGGAGGACCTGGGCGGCGGGCGCCGGCCTGGCCGTGGCGGGCGTCCGGCCCGCGGCCGCGGGCGTGGGGGTTCGGGTCCGTCGTCCGCACCCGCTTCCGAGGGCGAGAGCGAGGGCGGCGATCGGCCCAAGCGGCAGCGTCGCCGCCGGCGTCTGGACGATGCCCCTTCCGGTACGCCGACCGAGTCCCATTCTTCGGATGCGTCTTCGGCGCCGGCCACTTCGCCGTCTTCGGCACCGGCCGCGTCGCCGTCTTCGGCACCTGCGGCGCCTGCGGAGTCGGTGGATGAGCCGGCTGCTCCGCGGGCCCGGACCCGGCGGCGGCGGACGGCCGCCACCTCGATGGTGTTCTCGGACGGGACCGCCAGTGCGGCGCCAGCCGAGGGCGCTGAGGCTCCGGCGTCTGCCTCTGCTCCGGCCTCCGCTTCGGCGGCTGCTTCCGCTCCGGCGGCTGCTTCCGCTCCGGCGGCTGCTTCCGCTCCGGCTTCTGCTTCGGCTGACGCAGCTCCGGCCGCGGACAAGGACGCTCCTCGCCGCCGTCGTCGCCGCACCAGCCGTTCCGCCGGCGAGGGTGCTGCTGAGATGGCCGGTGGCTCCGAGGCCGGCGTGGGCACCACCGCCGACGCCTGA
- a CDS encoding class I SAM-dependent methyltransferase, with protein MPEPLEQALAEVRELLLAPGLTRAVAAGRRRGHVPSVTRAQLRPVALKHGRKLQIVTDDGARPYTRNVTPGDEAAAAVDELLAEPFGNWHVETESSTVQVRVTKKGDAQVHRGAAAAPAAPQAHDRAKQWLLDPGDPLFEVIGGNAAKRRQIDAFLRALAATLPEDLPTPLRVVDLGCGNAYLTFAAYRYLAGRGAQVQVTGVDVREDQRVRNSALAERLGCSDDVTFVAGTIEDAELPVAPDLVLALHACDTATDQALARAVGWQARWVLAAPCCHHDIASQLKGSSAPSPYEEVTRHAILRERFADVLTDSLRAALLRLHGYRVDVVEFIDSAHTPRNLLLRARRTGAAPTEAQHAEYDSLTGQWGVTPALAKMLG; from the coding sequence ATGCCAGAACCGCTCGAACAAGCACTTGCCGAGGTGCGCGAACTGCTGCTCGCGCCCGGTCTCACCCGGGCCGTGGCGGCCGGCCGGCGTCGCGGCCACGTTCCGTCGGTGACCCGCGCGCAGCTGCGGCCGGTCGCCCTCAAGCACGGGCGGAAACTGCAGATCGTCACCGATGACGGAGCGCGGCCGTACACCCGGAACGTCACACCCGGTGACGAGGCCGCGGCGGCGGTGGACGAGTTGCTGGCCGAGCCGTTCGGCAACTGGCACGTGGAGACCGAGTCGTCGACCGTACAGGTGCGGGTGACCAAGAAGGGTGACGCGCAGGTGCATCGTGGCGCGGCTGCGGCCCCGGCCGCGCCGCAGGCGCATGACCGGGCGAAACAGTGGCTGCTCGACCCGGGCGACCCGCTGTTCGAGGTGATCGGCGGCAATGCGGCGAAACGCCGTCAGATCGACGCGTTCCTGCGGGCGCTGGCGGCGACGCTGCCCGAGGATCTGCCGACGCCGCTGCGCGTCGTCGACCTGGGGTGCGGCAATGCGTACCTCACCTTCGCCGCCTACCGATACCTGGCCGGGCGCGGCGCGCAGGTCCAGGTCACGGGGGTCGATGTGCGAGAGGATCAGCGGGTACGCAACAGCGCGCTCGCCGAACGACTCGGCTGCTCCGACGACGTGACCTTCGTGGCCGGGACGATCGAGGACGCCGAGTTGCCGGTCGCTCCCGACCTGGTGCTCGCGCTGCACGCCTGTGACACGGCGACCGACCAGGCGCTGGCCCGGGCGGTCGGTTGGCAGGCCCGGTGGGTGCTGGCCGCGCCGTGCTGCCACCACGACATCGCCTCGCAGCTCAAGGGCAGTTCCGCGCCGTCGCCGTACGAGGAGGTCACCCGGCACGCCATCCTGCGGGAACGGTTCGCCGACGTGCTGACCGACTCGCTGCGGGCGGCGCTGCTGCGGCTGCACGGCTACCGGGTGGACGTGGTCGAGTTCATCGACTCCGCGCACACCCCGCGCAACCTGCTGCTGCGGGCCCGGCGCACCGGCGCGGCGCCGACCGAGGCGCAGCACGCGGAGTACGACTCGCTGACCGGTCAGTGGGGTGTGACGCCCGCGCTGGCCAAGATGCTGGGCTAG
- a CDS encoding DUF2470 domain-containing protein, whose protein sequence is MTDPFPPEVVAQIARHMNDDHADDNVLIVRAFGGVPAATTARMSGLDAEALEFAVAVDGIETPVRVPFSERLTERRQVRAEVVRMYQEACATLGVPPRH, encoded by the coding sequence GTGACGGATCCCTTCCCGCCCGAGGTGGTCGCCCAGATCGCCCGGCACATGAACGACGATCATGCCGACGACAACGTGCTGATCGTGCGCGCGTTCGGCGGGGTGCCGGCCGCGACCACAGCACGGATGTCGGGGCTGGACGCGGAGGCGCTGGAGTTCGCGGTGGCCGTCGACGGGATCGAGACGCCGGTGCGGGTGCCGTTCAGCGAGCGGCTCACCGAGCGACGTCAGGTGCGGGCCGAGGTCGTCCGGATGTACCAGGAGGCCTGCGCCACGCTGGGCGTGCCACCCCGGCACTGA
- a CDS encoding biliverdin-producing heme oxygenase codes for MVVKTTTLSSRLREHLRDEHATAERSPFIEGLATGRLPFAAYAGLLAQHWFIYETLELAASAMATDPVARRFVFPELFRIPALEADLRYLYGARWQSRVTALPSTTTYCTRIRAAAFDRATGYVAHHSVRYLGDLSGGQWLGQSIVEAYGLRRQGYRFFIFEGVDPPLFRARYRDHLNAVRWTRADQAAFLNEASAAFRLNLDLLAELGEHWT; via the coding sequence ATGGTCGTGAAGACCACAACACTCTCGTCCCGCCTGCGTGAGCACCTTCGGGACGAGCACGCCACGGCCGAGCGCAGCCCGTTCATCGAGGGACTGGCGACCGGTCGGCTGCCGTTCGCGGCCTATGCCGGGTTGCTCGCCCAGCACTGGTTCATCTACGAGACGCTGGAGCTGGCCGCCTCGGCGATGGCGACCGACCCGGTGGCGCGCCGGTTCGTCTTTCCCGAGCTGTTCCGGATTCCGGCACTCGAGGCCGACCTGCGATATCTGTACGGGGCACGCTGGCAGAGCCGGGTGACAGCGCTGCCCTCGACGACGACTTACTGCACGCGGATCCGGGCCGCCGCCTTCGACCGCGCCACCGGCTATGTCGCGCACCACAGCGTCCGGTACCTCGGCGACCTCTCCGGCGGCCAGTGGCTCGGCCAATCGATCGTCGAGGCGTACGGCCTGCGCCGCCAGGGCTACCGCTTCTTCATCTTCGAGGGCGTCGACCCGCCGCTGTTCCGGGCCCGCTACCGGGACCACCTCAACGCCGTACGCTGGACCCGCGCCGACCAGGCCGCCTTCCTGAACGAGGCGTCCGCGGCCTTCCGGCTGAACCTCGACCTGCTGGCCGAACTGGGAGAGCACTGGACGTGA